The following proteins are encoded in a genomic region of Pseudomonas sp. Os17:
- a CDS encoding TIGR03364 family FAD-dependent oxidoreductase has protein sequence MTHHSDLLIVGAGILGLSHAYAAAKRGLRVQVFERSATPLGASVRNFGQALVTGQPPGIMLELARASREIWADWQQLAGLSLKRNGSYLFARSEAEEQLLEAFCAGRAREHGYRVELLRGAALNDLYGGQFRHHRAALHGLDDQQVYSREALPLLIDYLRRDLGVQFHFSTLVRDIQPGRLQSTAGSFHAPQIVLCSGHDYQTLLAEPIATLQPQVCRLQMLRARPQVNLNLQHALLTGLSCVHYGAFADLPQAAAVQAQILREAPHLHEHGIHLLISPTPYGELIIGDSHDYGSDPSPFNAEQVDNWLIELAEQTLGCKVQVVERWQGVYGARGPGPFSFLEAAPGVHVALMHTGVGMSVGPAMAEGNIARLLEHA, from the coding sequence ATGACCCATCACAGCGATCTGCTGATCGTCGGCGCCGGCATCCTCGGCCTGTCCCACGCCTACGCCGCCGCCAAGCGCGGTTTGCGGGTACAGGTATTCGAGCGCAGCGCCACGCCCCTGGGCGCCTCGGTGCGCAACTTCGGCCAGGCCCTGGTCACCGGCCAGCCGCCGGGCATCATGCTGGAGCTGGCCCGAGCCAGCCGCGAAATCTGGGCCGACTGGCAGCAGCTGGCGGGCCTGTCACTCAAGCGCAACGGTTCCTACCTGTTCGCCCGCAGCGAAGCCGAGGAGCAGTTGCTGGAAGCCTTCTGCGCCGGGCGCGCGCGGGAGCACGGCTACCGCGTCGAACTGCTCCGGGGCGCGGCCCTGAATGACCTGTATGGCGGCCAGTTCCGCCATCATCGGGCGGCCTTGCACGGCCTGGACGACCAGCAAGTGTATTCCCGCGAGGCGCTGCCGCTGCTGATCGACTACCTGCGCCGCGACCTGGGGGTGCAGTTCCACTTCTCGACCCTGGTCCGGGACATCCAGCCGGGCCGGCTGCAGAGCACCGCCGGCAGCTTTCATGCGCCGCAGATCGTGCTGTGCTCGGGCCACGACTATCAGACCCTGCTGGCCGAGCCGATCGCCACCCTGCAGCCGCAGGTCTGCCGCCTGCAGATGCTCCGCGCCCGGCCCCAGGTCAACCTCAACCTGCAACATGCTTTGCTCACCGGGCTGAGCTGTGTGCACTACGGCGCCTTCGCCGATCTGCCGCAAGCGGCGGCGGTGCAGGCGCAGATCCTGCGCGAGGCGCCACACCTGCATGAGCACGGCATTCACCTGTTGATCAGCCCGACCCCCTACGGCGAGTTGATCATCGGCGATTCCCACGACTACGGCAGCGATCCATCGCCGTTCAACGCCGAACAGGTGGATAACTGGCTGATCGAGCTGGCCGAGCAGACCCTGGGCTGCAAGGTCCAGGTGGTGGAGCGCTGGCAGGGCGTGTACGGCGCTCGCGGACCCGGGCCGTTCTCCTTCCTGGAAGCCGCGCCCGGGGTGCATGTGGCGCTGATGCACACCGGCGTGGGCATGAGCGTCGGTCCAGCCATGGCCGAGGGCAATATCGCCCGGCTGCTGGAGCACGCGTGA
- a CDS encoding putative 2-aminoethylphosphonate ABC transporter substrate-binding protein: protein MFKPLALAAAVLSAVSLNAFAGKTELTVYTALEAEQLKTYKQAFEKANPEVEIKWVRDSTGIITAKLLAEKARPQADAVWGLAASSLAILDQQGMLQSYAPKDLGQIGPNYRDAANPPAWVGMDVWAATICFNTVEAEKQGLSKPVSWQDLTKPEYKGKIVMPNPASSGTGFLDVSAWLQTFGEKQGWQYMDELHQNIGQYVHSGSKPCKLAAAGEFPIGISFEYPAVQLKRQGAPLDIVLPKEGLGWEIEATAVIKGTPHEEAAKKLADFSASPAAMELYKENFAVLAQPGIAKPQTELPADYEQRLIKNDFAWASKNRDQILAEWRKRYDGKSEKVAKQ, encoded by the coding sequence ATGTTCAAGCCCCTGGCTCTTGCCGCTGCCGTCCTCTCTGCTGTCAGCCTGAATGCGTTTGCCGGGAAAACCGAGCTGACGGTCTACACCGCCCTTGAAGCCGAGCAACTGAAGACCTACAAGCAGGCCTTCGAAAAGGCCAACCCGGAGGTGGAGATCAAATGGGTGCGTGATTCCACCGGGATCATCACCGCCAAGCTGCTGGCGGAAAAAGCCCGGCCGCAAGCGGACGCGGTCTGGGGCCTGGCGGCGTCCAGCCTGGCGATCCTCGACCAGCAGGGCATGCTGCAAAGCTATGCGCCCAAGGACCTGGGCCAGATCGGCCCGAACTACCGCGACGCCGCCAACCCGCCGGCCTGGGTCGGCATGGACGTCTGGGCCGCGACCATTTGCTTCAACACCGTGGAGGCCGAGAAGCAGGGCCTGAGCAAGCCGGTGAGCTGGCAGGACCTGACCAAGCCCGAGTACAAGGGCAAGATCGTCATGCCCAACCCGGCGTCCTCGGGCACCGGTTTCCTGGATGTCAGCGCCTGGTTGCAGACCTTCGGCGAGAAACAGGGCTGGCAGTACATGGATGAGCTGCACCAGAACATCGGCCAGTACGTCCATTCCGGCTCCAAGCCGTGCAAGCTGGCCGCTGCCGGTGAATTCCCCATCGGCATCTCCTTCGAATACCCGGCCGTGCAGCTCAAGCGCCAGGGCGCGCCGCTGGACATCGTCCTGCCCAAGGAAGGCCTGGGCTGGGAAATCGAAGCCACGGCGGTGATCAAGGGCACCCCTCATGAAGAGGCGGCGAAGAAGCTCGCCGACTTCTCCGCCAGCCCCGCGGCCATGGAGCTGTACAAGGAAAACTTCGCCGTGCTGGCCCAGCCGGGCATCGCCAAGCCGCAGACCGAACTGCCGGCGGACTACGAGCAGCGCCTGATCAAGAACGACTTCGCCTGGGCCTCGAAGAACCGCGACCAGATCCTCGCCGAATGGCGCAAGCGCTATGACGGCAAGTCGGAAAAGGTCGCCAAGCAGTAA